From the genome of archaeon BMS3Bbin15:
AATGAAGTGACAGTGGGTTTTCCTGGAATATGGTATAATCTGCCACATTTCATAGGAACACCGGGAATATTTTCTGCAATATATGGACGAGATTATTTGAAGATGCTCAGTAACAAAGCATTTAAAATAGAAGAGTCTGGTATTGTGACAAGATTTCTTCCTGAAGAAACACTCATGAAAAGCGTTATGGAAACAGTGCCAGAATTACCGCTGTATTATGGCAAATTCAAAGGAGAAATTTTTAATAATCTCAGAACTAGCATAGATTTTGAAAGATATGATAATCTTGCTGTTTCTCTGGCCCCTAAAATGAATGAGCTTAAAAGCTATATTAATGAATTAAAAAAATAAAAAAAGAAAGGAATTTTAAACGACATTCACAGTGCCCATCATCCAGCCAGGAGCTGCCATTGCACCTTCCCAGCCACTTTTTCCGCTGCCACAGGCAGATTCACATTGCCAGTGGTAAGAACCGGTTTTGCTTATTGGGGAAATAACCATGGTTTCTGTGAACCCTGCAACCACCGGGATATTTATGTGCAGTGATGGAATAGTAAATGTATGGAGTATGTCAGAAACTGGTACTGAAGATACTGTTGTTTTCCATATCTGGCTTGTATTGTCTCCCGATGCTATAGTTCCATTGATAAGAGTCATCTGATTATTTACAGTACCGCTGACCTTTGCATATTGGGCTGCTGTGGGAGCATTACCCATATCATAGGAGGTTATGGTGAGTACTATACTTCTGTGTGCCGGAAAAGTTATGTTTGCTGAGGACTCCAGGTCACCATTGGCTCCGACAACATAGAACTTAGGCTGTGCACCTATAGCCTTATTATAAGACACGTCCATAATCTCAACAAGAGATAGTCGATAAGGTTGCGCTGTAGTAGCCAGCTCCTGCGCTTGCGTTCTGGATTTTGTGTGTGTAAATTCACCCACCATAAATCCTGCAAAAATGCCTATCACAAAAATTAAAATCATACCACCTGCGAACAGGCCATTCTTGCCCTTTTTTTTCGTATTATTGGTTGAGTCGCTCATATAAAGTATATTGTACAGTATTGTAATAATAGTTTTTTACTTCATTTTGTAAAGTATTATGTCATCAAATCAATCTCTTTGTTAATCCTGTTATATTAAATCGATTTATCTGTAAAGCATTCTGATATAAATGTGTGTCATTTTTATCATTCATTCCTTTCTTTATCTACATTATATGCACAAGATGTTAGTGAAATTGTTATCTGAGGAGACAGGAAAATGCCAGTGATGAATCCAATTGGCGAGATTCAGTCTGAACTGCAGAAAGGTATGAAGCTGGCGAAATGTAGAAAATGTGGATGCATGAAGCAGACTCTGGAAAATCTGCAGGTTT
Proteins encoded in this window:
- a CDS encoding cytochrome C oxidase subunit II, periplasmic domain — encoded protein: MSDSTNNTKKKGKNGLFAGGMILIFVIGIFAGFMVGEFTHTKSRTQAQELATTAQPYRLSLVEIMDVSYNKAIGAQPKFYVVGANGDLESSANITFPAHRSIVLTITSYDMGNAPTAAQYAKVSGTVNNQMTLINGTIASGDNTSQIWKTTVSSVPVSDILHTFTIPSLHINIPVVAGFTETMVISPISKTGSYHWQCESACGSGKSGWEGAMAAPGWMMGTVNVV